A stretch of the Haloarchaeobius salinus genome encodes the following:
- a CDS encoding MBL fold metallo-hydrolase: MVTQVAPDTHALDARMMDTPGAMSPYVVDAAEPVVVDPGPAAGVEYVIEGLDEAGVDPDEVGHILPTHVHLDHAGATGALAEHCPNATVVVHERGVDYLTDEAKRDRLYESARAAVGDEVAAGYGRPELVDRDRCRVVSDGESVDCGDRSLELVHAPGHAPHQVAVLDDRTGALFAGDAAGMHLFGELLPTTPAPDFDLELSLETVARLRELDAETLCYGHFGARDDPDDALAAYTDLLPEWVAAVEDAVERHGDHDDIVAELSNEWASPTIERDVVGVLQTL; encoded by the coding sequence ATGGTCACGCAGGTCGCCCCCGACACCCACGCCCTCGACGCCCGGATGATGGACACCCCGGGTGCGATGTCGCCCTACGTCGTCGATGCCGCCGAACCGGTCGTCGTCGACCCCGGTCCAGCCGCCGGTGTCGAGTACGTCATCGAGGGGCTCGACGAGGCCGGCGTCGACCCCGACGAGGTCGGCCACATCCTCCCGACGCACGTCCACCTCGACCACGCCGGCGCGACGGGCGCGCTCGCCGAGCACTGCCCGAACGCCACCGTGGTCGTCCACGAGCGCGGCGTCGACTACCTCACCGACGAGGCGAAGCGGGACCGGCTGTACGAGAGCGCCCGCGCCGCCGTCGGCGACGAGGTGGCGGCGGGCTACGGCCGCCCCGAGCTCGTGGACCGCGACCGGTGTCGTGTCGTCTCTGACGGCGAGTCGGTCGACTGCGGCGACCGGTCGCTGGAGCTGGTCCACGCGCCGGGGCACGCACCCCACCAGGTCGCCGTGCTCGACGACCGGACGGGCGCGCTGTTCGCCGGCGACGCCGCCGGCATGCACCTGTTCGGCGAGCTGCTCCCGACGACGCCCGCGCCCGACTTCGACCTCGAACTGAGCCTCGAGACCGTCGCCCGACTTCGGGAGCTCGACGCCGAGACGCTCTGCTACGGCCACTTCGGGGCGCGCGACGACCCCGACGACGCGCTGGCGGCCTACACCGACCTCCTGCCCGAGTGGGTCGCCGCGGTCGAGGACGCCGTCGAGCGACACGGCGACCACGACGACATCGTCGCCGAGCTCTCGAACGAGTGGGCGTCGCCGACCATCGAGCGGGACGTGGTCGGGGTCCTGCAGACCCTGTGA